In Herbaspirillum seropedicae, a single window of DNA contains:
- a CDS encoding MFS transporter, with translation MSTAARRGQDAAYGLLGAPLAMAALPLFVQIPAYYASHVGLALAPLGWVLFGARLLDMLQDPVFGHLLDRSAQRQKRWMAMAGAVLAVAFVCLWKPPHDPQAAMLWLVAMLVLAYGAHSMLSIAYLSWASRLPEKGLRAVAWREAAGLAGVIVASVIPAAILAAEASQIDARITFYCAGFAALLGLALLVLLRQNPPPPQADGHHWKSALRGLWETPAFRTLLPPYLLNALSAAIAATLALFFIEDQLQQGRLAGLFLAAYFGAAALGLPLWGALSRRVGAVACWRYAMLLSVAGFIGAALLGPGDRLAFLAVCLATGAALGADLLLPPVLLARSVRQAQAVGVAFGILTMLGKLALALSGIALPLLAALDYRPGQGPSVSLPLVYALLPCLLKLLAWQVLGRYGRRFPDSGQA, from the coding sequence TTGAGCACTGCCGCCAGGCGCGGCCAGGACGCTGCCTACGGCTTGCTGGGCGCACCGCTGGCGATGGCGGCCTTGCCGCTGTTCGTCCAGATCCCGGCCTACTACGCCAGCCATGTCGGCCTGGCGCTGGCGCCGCTGGGCTGGGTGCTGTTCGGTGCGCGCCTGCTGGACATGCTGCAAGACCCCGTGTTCGGCCACCTGCTGGATCGCTCGGCGCAGCGCCAGAAGCGCTGGATGGCCATGGCGGGCGCCGTGCTGGCCGTGGCCTTCGTCTGCCTGTGGAAGCCGCCGCATGATCCGCAAGCCGCCATGCTGTGGCTGGTGGCCATGCTGGTGCTGGCCTACGGGGCGCATAGCATGCTCAGCATCGCCTACCTGTCGTGGGCGTCGCGACTGCCGGAGAAGGGCTTGCGCGCCGTCGCCTGGCGCGAGGCGGCGGGACTGGCCGGGGTGATCGTGGCCAGCGTGATCCCGGCCGCCATCCTCGCGGCCGAAGCCAGCCAGATCGATGCGCGCATCACCTTCTACTGCGCCGGCTTTGCCGCCTTGCTGGGGCTGGCATTGCTGGTGCTGCTGCGGCAGAACCCGCCGCCGCCGCAGGCCGACGGCCATCACTGGAAGAGCGCCCTGCGCGGCCTGTGGGAGACCCCCGCCTTCCGCACGCTGTTGCCGCCCTACCTGCTCAATGCCCTGTCGGCAGCGATTGCGGCCACGCTGGCGCTGTTCTTCATCGAGGATCAATTGCAGCAGGGCCGGCTGGCCGGGCTGTTCCTGGCGGCCTACTTCGGCGCCGCGGCGCTGGGCTTGCCGCTGTGGGGCGCGCTCTCGCGCCGCGTCGGCGCGGTGGCCTGCTGGCGCTATGCGATGCTGCTCTCGGTGGCCGGCTTCATCGGCGCAGCGCTGCTGGGGCCGGGTGATCGCCTGGCCTTCCTGGCGGTATGCCTGGCCACTGGCGCAGCGCTGGGGGCCGACCTGCTGCTGCCGCCGGTGCTGCTGGCGCGCTCGGTGCGGCAGGCGCAGGCCGTGGGCGTCGCCTTCGGCATCCTCACCATGCTGGGCAAGCTGGCCCTGGCGCTCTCCGGCATCGCACTGCCGCTGCTGGCGGCGCTGGATTACCGCCCGGGCCAGGGTCCCAGCGTGAGCTTGCCGCTGGTCTATGCGCTGCTGCCCTGCCTGCTCAAGCTGCTGGCCTGGCAGGTGCTGGGGCGCTATGGCCGCCGCTTTCCTGATTCCGGACAGGCATGA
- a CDS encoding LysR family transcriptional regulator, which produces MDRWSQFELFVQVAELGSLSRAAEALGLSNAAASRALAALEQRLGARLVERSTRRLGLSRAGEDFYRHCKAALTQMKEAEQQVNAASAAPSGTLRITSSLSFCMKHISPLLPRFHQRYPEVRLEVIAANRYMDLLDSDIDLAIRTREFEPDANIAVRRLATTRRILAAAPGYLAARGTPRTLDDLAQHDLLVYSHAKEPNRLHLSGRDGSQRTLEIKSLMQSNDGQIIRAAALEGLGILIQPNYIIYDDIVAGRLVPVLDEWDLPRLSINIAYQGRKHLPARVRVFIDFLVQHFEEMDYERKWTR; this is translated from the coding sequence ATGGATCGCTGGAGTCAATTCGAACTGTTCGTCCAGGTGGCCGAACTGGGCAGCCTGTCCCGCGCGGCCGAAGCGCTGGGCCTGTCCAATGCCGCCGCCAGCCGGGCGCTGGCGGCCCTGGAACAGCGCCTGGGCGCGCGCCTGGTGGAACGCAGTACGCGCCGGCTGGGCCTGAGCCGTGCTGGCGAGGACTTCTACCGCCACTGCAAGGCGGCGCTCACGCAGATGAAGGAGGCCGAGCAACAGGTCAACGCCGCCAGCGCGGCGCCCAGCGGCACGTTGCGCATCACCTCGTCGCTGTCCTTCTGCATGAAGCACATCAGCCCGCTGCTGCCGCGCTTCCACCAGCGCTATCCCGAGGTCAGGCTCGAGGTCATCGCCGCCAACCGCTACATGGACCTGCTCGACAGCGATATCGACCTGGCCATCCGCACCCGCGAATTCGAACCCGACGCCAACATCGCCGTACGCCGCCTGGCCACCACCCGCCGCATCCTGGCGGCCGCGCCAGGCTACCTGGCCGCACGCGGCACGCCGCGCACCTTGGATGATCTGGCCCAGCATGACCTGCTGGTCTACAGCCACGCCAAGGAGCCCAACCGTCTGCATCTGAGCGGACGCGACGGCAGCCAGCGCACGCTGGAAATCAAGAGCCTGATGCAGTCCAACGATGGCCAGATCATCCGCGCCGCCGCCCTGGAGGGCTTGGGCATCCTGATCCAGCCCAACTACATCATCTACGACGACATCGTGGCGGGCCGCCTGGTGCCGGTCCTGGACGAATGGGACCTGCCCCGCCTGAGCATCAACATCGCCTATCAGGGACGCAAGCATCTGCCGGCCCGGGTCAGGGTCTTCATCGATTTCCTGGTACAGCATTTCGAAGAGATGGACTACGAGCGGAAATGGACGCGCTGA
- a CDS encoding cryptochrome/photolyase family protein has protein sequence MSKDPSAPPRAATLRLILGDQLNPRHSWFDQCDDQVVYLLMEVRSETDYVLHHAQKVLALFAAMRDFAARLKAGGHRVRYIRLDDPSNRQSLVDNLSALARHYQASQVQWQAPDEWRVDEALRQWAQAQPLQTSMADSEHFLTDRHELPRLFSGRKQWLMEHFYRQMRRRFELLLEADGSPTGGQWNFDHDNRKRWPGTPAEPADWRQPHDHSALWEMLQACAVPTFGDPQASQLRWPLNREEALAHLEHFITHALPCFGDFEDAMSSRAQRLFHSLLSFALNVKMLHPLEVVRRAEEAYREGQAPLAAVEGFVRQIIGWREYVRGIYWSQMPGYEDRNVLDHGLPLPAWFWTGQTRMRCLQQAIGQSLQSAHAHHIQRLMVIGNFALLAGLDPKALHQWYLGVYIDAFEWVELPNTLGMSQWADGGIIATKPYVSSAAYIGRMSDYCQGCAYDPRQRHSEDACPYNALYWDFFLRHQERFGKNARMGMAYQQLRKMDTQELARLRERAAHLRERLDQL, from the coding sequence ATGAGCAAGGACCCTTCCGCCCCGCCCCGGGCCGCCACGCTGCGCCTGATCCTGGGCGACCAGTTGAACCCCCGGCATTCCTGGTTCGACCAGTGTGACGACCAGGTGGTCTACCTGCTCATGGAAGTACGCAGCGAGACCGACTATGTACTGCACCACGCGCAGAAGGTCCTGGCCCTCTTTGCGGCCATGCGCGACTTCGCCGCGCGTCTCAAGGCTGGCGGCCACCGGGTGCGCTACATCCGGCTCGACGACCCCAGCAACCGCCAGTCGCTGGTGGACAATCTCAGCGCCCTGGCGCGGCACTACCAGGCCAGCCAGGTGCAATGGCAGGCCCCCGACGAGTGGCGTGTCGATGAGGCGCTGCGGCAGTGGGCGCAAGCACAGCCGCTGCAAACCTCCATGGCCGACAGCGAGCACTTCCTCACCGATCGCCACGAACTGCCCCGCCTCTTCAGCGGCCGCAAGCAGTGGCTGATGGAACATTTCTACCGCCAGATGCGGCGGCGCTTCGAACTGTTGCTGGAAGCCGACGGCAGCCCGACCGGCGGCCAGTGGAACTTCGACCACGACAACCGCAAACGCTGGCCCGGCACGCCCGCCGAGCCGGCCGACTGGCGCCAGCCGCACGATCACAGTGCGCTCTGGGAGATGCTGCAGGCCTGCGCGGTGCCGACCTTCGGCGATCCCCAGGCCAGCCAGTTGCGCTGGCCGCTGAACCGCGAAGAAGCGCTGGCGCACCTGGAACACTTCATCACCCATGCCCTGCCCTGCTTCGGCGACTTTGAAGACGCCATGAGCAGCCGCGCCCAGCGGCTGTTCCATTCGCTGCTGTCGTTCGCCCTGAACGTGAAGATGCTGCATCCGCTGGAAGTGGTGCGGCGCGCCGAAGAAGCTTACCGCGAGGGCCAGGCGCCGCTGGCGGCGGTGGAAGGCTTTGTGCGCCAGATCATCGGCTGGCGTGAATACGTGCGCGGCATCTACTGGTCGCAGATGCCCGGCTATGAAGACCGCAATGTGCTGGACCATGGACTGCCGCTGCCGGCCTGGTTCTGGACTGGCCAGACCCGCATGCGCTGCCTGCAGCAGGCCATCGGCCAGTCCCTGCAGAGCGCCCACGCCCATCACATCCAGCGCCTGATGGTGATCGGCAATTTCGCGCTGCTGGCCGGCCTTGATCCCAAGGCCCTGCACCAGTGGTACCTGGGCGTCTACATCGATGCCTTCGAATGGGTGGAATTGCCCAACACCCTGGGCATGAGCCAGTGGGCCGACGGCGGCATCATCGCCACCAAGCCCTATGTCAGCAGCGCCGCCTATATCGGGCGCATGAGCGACTATTGCCAGGGCTGCGCCTACGACCCCAGGCAGAGGCATAGCGAGGACGCCTGTCCTTACAACGCCCTCTACTGGGATTTCTTCCTGCGCCACCAGGAGCGCTTCGGCAAGAACGCCCGCATGGGCATGGCCTACCAGCAGCTACGCAAGATGGATACGCAGGAACTGGCCCGCCTGCGTGAACGCGCGGCTCACCTGCGCGAACGCCTGGACCAGCTCTGA
- a CDS encoding chalcone isomerase family protein: MSIACLSACPSVFLRMRSARLAACVLLLATALAALPGHAAASWREALPAAQPIGSGTMTWLGFRIYQATLWARQRPLDPSQPFALQLDYKVKISRDKLASTSVEEIQRMSPTPIAAATLARWKEELVRAFVDVADGDELVGLYLPGRGMRLYDRDKQLAEIADPELAKAFFNIWLGQPSRDEGLRRRLLGENP, from the coding sequence ATGTCCATCGCTTGCCTCTCCGCTTGCCCCTCCGTCTTCCTGCGCATGCGTTCCGCACGCCTGGCCGCGTGCGTGCTGCTGCTGGCCACCGCCCTGGCGGCGCTGCCCGGCCACGCTGCGGCGTCCTGGCGCGAGGCCCTGCCTGCGGCCCAGCCCATCGGCAGCGGTACCATGACCTGGCTGGGTTTCCGCATCTACCAGGCCACCCTGTGGGCGAGGCAGCGGCCGCTGGATCCCAGCCAGCCCTTTGCCCTGCAGCTGGACTACAAGGTCAAGATCAGCCGCGACAAGCTGGCCAGCACCTCCGTCGAGGAAATCCAGCGCATGAGTCCCACGCCCATCGCCGCGGCCACGCTGGCGCGCTGGAAGGAAGAGCTGGTGCGCGCCTTCGTCGATGTGGCCGATGGCGATGAGCTGGTAGGCCTGTACCTGCCGGGGCGCGGCATGCGTCTCTACGACCGCGACAAGCAACTGGCCGAGATCGCCGACCCCGAGCTGGCGAAAGCCTTCTTCAACATCTGGCTGGGCCAGCCCAGCCGCGACGAGGGCCTGCGGCGCCGCCTGCTGGGGGAAAATCCTTGA